The Benincasa hispida cultivar B227 chromosome 11, ASM972705v1, whole genome shotgun sequence genome has a segment encoding these proteins:
- the LOC120089713 gene encoding uncharacterized protein LOC120089713 — protein MAQKHLHELLKEDQEPFLLTNFIADRRSLLKRPSLKSHFHLNNPKPISHSSDFPAKFCRSACFFSFNHSPDLINSSPLFGFQSPVKTPCRNPNPIFLHVPARTAGLLLEAALRIQKQSTVARSKSLGKSNGLGVLGSFLKRLTHRGRARKREIDGDGRKNDPRDGPPLPAKMAIEENENENDSVSRLSNVTGFDFCDSNLCDSPFRFVLQSSPSPGHQTPELASPASSPARLDHQANDVEGLKKLPVEDEEEEKEQSSPVSVLDPPFEDDDEGHYEDGEDEDDYNLERSFAIVQQAKHQLLKKLRRFERLAELDPVELETFLLKDEDEDEDEDDDDIDHLKEEEDYKKDIKEHDIEANDSSRFQIPHRPARDMTTLVCNLVTEEERDLVVIEKREEMMKGMYVRSDLWKRVDSNAINVMVGQDLKEEVDGWKRNKEQRREIAIEIEVAIFSLLVEEMQPELH, from the exons ATGGCTCAAAAGCACTTACACGAGCTTTTGAAAGAGGATCAAGAGCCCTTTCTTCTCACCAATTTTATTGCCGACAGACGCTCCCTTCTCAAACGCCCTTCTCTCAAATCCCATTTCCATCTCAATAACCCAAAACCCATTTCCCATTCCTCTGATTTTCCGGCTAAATTTTGCAGGAGCGcttgttttttctcttttaatcacTCCCCTGATCTCATTAACTCATCCCCGCTCTTTGGGTTTCAGTCTCCGGTTAAAACCCCTTGTCGAAACCCCAATCCCATTTTCCTTCATGTTCCGGCTAGAACGGCTGGACTTCTTTTGGAAGCTGCTCTGAGGATTCAGAAACAGTCAACGGTTGCGAGATCCAAATCCCTTGGGAAATCGAATGGGTTGGGAGTTTTGGGTTCTTTTCTTAAGCGTTTGACTCATCGGGGCCGTGCTCGGAAGCGAGAGATCGACGGAGATGGTCGGAAAAATGACCCCCGCGATGGCCCGCCATTGCCGGCGAAAATGGCGATTGAGGAGAACGAGAACGAGAACGACTCTGTTTCTCGGCTAAGTAATGTAACAGGCTTTGATTTCTGTGACAGTAATTTATGCGATAGCCCTTTTCGATTTGTGCTTCAATCGAGCCCTTCCCCCGGTCACCAGACGCCGGAGCTCGCTTCGCCAGCGTCTTCTCCGGCTCGTCTAGACCATCag GCCAATGATGTAGAGGGCTTGAAAAAATTGCCGGTCGAGGATGAGGAGGAAGAGAAAGAACAGAGCAGTCCCGTGTCGGTATTGGATCCTCCGTTCGAGGACGATGATGAAGGACATTACGAGGATGGTGAAGATGAGGATGATTACAATTTGGAACGTAGCTTCGCCATTGTACAAC AGGCGAAACATCAGCTACTGAAAAAACTTCGACGATTCGAGAGGCTAGCAGAACTAGACCCAGTAGAACTTGAgacatttttattaaaagacgAGGACGAGGACGAAGACGAGGATGACGATGACATTGATCATctcaaggaagaagaagactacAAAAAGGACATCAAAGAACACGACATAGAGGCCAATGACAGTTCAAGGTTCCAAATTCCTCACCGACCCGCCAGAGATATGACGACACTTGTCTGCAATCTCGTTACTGAGGAAGAGAGAGACTTAGTTGTGATCgagaagagagaagagatgATGAAGGGAATGTACGTGAGATCAGATTTGTGGAAACGAGTGGACTCGAACGCTATCAACGTGATGGTGGGGCAAGACTTGAAAGAAGAGGTTGATGGGTGGAAGAGAAATAAGGAGCAGAGAAGAGAAATAGCCATAGAAATAGAGGTTGCAATCTTCAGCTTGCTGGTGGAGGAAATGCAACCTGAACTACATTAA